In the Burkholderia glumae LMG 2196 = ATCC 33617 genome, one interval contains:
- a CDS encoding metallophosphoesterase family protein, whose product MLRWVHFGDLHASSDDGYESLDHLRSMIRLVNQGLSDRVDFAFLPGDNANNGTPEQFRRISAELSALRLPIYVIPGDHDYEPGNLDAFNAFAQARLPASRVLNGHRCIFLDLVSAGRGGPDFRLSAPDRQWLERELACCAQDREPPAVFMHAYPGDVGDGPALAEAFARAKVAVVDTGHTHYNELLNDGFVIYAATRSTGQIEEDGGRPGFSVAAVDGGVVSWKFHPLDAAWPFVMITRPSDRRLQRGLPTEAAHRPGVRVLVSNHDIVSVSGELDGIPFECSPSLTEAGIWQATLPAVQASDPIPLTVTARAADGRSGEDSITLRAGGPAGGCVERPAPLGTDAHVVEPWPEHGLLGSQLGPNKNGRHW is encoded by the coding sequence ATGTTGAGATGGGTGCATTTCGGGGATCTTCATGCCTCGAGCGACGACGGCTACGAGAGCCTCGACCATCTCAGGTCGATGATTCGCCTGGTGAATCAAGGCCTGTCCGACCGGGTCGATTTCGCGTTCCTGCCGGGCGACAACGCGAACAACGGAACGCCGGAGCAGTTCCGGCGAATCTCCGCCGAATTGTCGGCGCTGAGGCTGCCGATCTACGTGATTCCCGGCGATCACGATTACGAGCCGGGCAATCTGGACGCGTTCAATGCGTTCGCCCAGGCCCGGTTGCCGGCATCGCGCGTCCTGAATGGCCATCGGTGCATCTTTCTGGACCTCGTCTCGGCGGGGCGCGGCGGCCCCGACTTCCGGCTCTCGGCTCCGGACCGCCAATGGCTCGAACGGGAGCTGGCCTGCTGCGCCCAGGATCGCGAGCCGCCTGCCGTCTTCATGCATGCTTATCCCGGCGACGTCGGCGACGGGCCGGCGCTGGCGGAGGCATTCGCACGCGCCAAGGTGGCCGTGGTGGACACCGGGCACACCCACTACAACGAGCTGCTCAACGACGGCTTCGTGATCTATGCGGCGACGCGGTCCACCGGGCAGATAGAGGAGGACGGCGGCCGGCCTGGCTTCTCGGTGGCAGCGGTGGACGGCGGCGTGGTGAGCTGGAAGTTTCATCCGCTCGATGCGGCCTGGCCTTTCGTCATGATTACGCGGCCATCCGACCGGCGGCTGCAGCGCGGCCTGCCGACGGAGGCGGCGCACCGGCCTGGCGTTCGCGTGCTGGTGTCGAATCACGACATCGTGTCCGTCAGCGGCGAACTGGACGGCATCCCGTTCGAGTGTTCGCCGAGCCTCACCGAAGCGGGGATCTGGCAGGCCACGCTGCCCGCGGTCCAGGCGAGCGACCCGATACCGTTGACCGTGACGGCGCGTGCGGCCGACGGGCGAAGCGGCGAGGATTCGATCACCCTGAGGGCCGGCGGCCCGGCGGGCGGGTGCGTCGAGCGCCCGGCCCCGCTCGGCACCGACGCGCACGTGGTCGAACCGTGGCCGGAGCATGGCCTGCTCGGCTCGCAGCTGGGGCCCAACAAGAACGGACGCCATTGGTGA
- a CDS encoding MFS transporter translates to MTALYALEGLNFFMADVQAGIGPFLGVFLQANGWHPQMIGTVMTLGGIAGMLATSPAGAFVDATHHKRGVIVIAGSMTTLASLVLWFSHGYWMVAASQVFTAVTGAALGPAVAGVTLGMVREQGFDRQFGRNQVANHAGNVIGAALSGWLGWRYGFGAVFALVGVFGVLTIVSALLIRREAIDHDSARGLGGATAGPPGHAQASGFRVLATCRPLLLLAAALAMFHLGNAAMLPLYGLAVVAAHQGNPSALTAQTIVVAQLVMVVAACFANRLIQRIGYWRVILVTFLALPLRGLVAAMFITAWGVWPVQVLDGIGAGLQSVAVPALVVRLLQGTGRVNVGQGVVMTVQGMGAALSPALGGVLAQHFGYASAFLVLGAVSMGSLALWLPFSASLKKACGIRRDVIEDGPLTT, encoded by the coding sequence ATGACTGCTCTGTATGCGCTCGAAGGATTGAATTTTTTCATGGCCGATGTGCAGGCGGGCATCGGGCCTTTCCTCGGCGTCTTTCTTCAGGCGAACGGCTGGCATCCGCAGATGATCGGCACCGTCATGACGCTCGGCGGCATCGCCGGCATGCTCGCGACTTCGCCGGCGGGCGCGTTCGTCGATGCCACGCATCATAAGCGCGGCGTCATCGTCATCGCCGGATCGATGACGACGCTGGCGTCGCTCGTGCTGTGGTTCTCGCACGGTTACTGGATGGTGGCCGCCTCGCAGGTCTTCACGGCCGTGACGGGTGCCGCGCTGGGTCCGGCGGTAGCGGGCGTGACGCTCGGAATGGTTCGCGAGCAAGGCTTCGACCGGCAGTTTGGCCGCAACCAGGTGGCCAATCACGCGGGCAACGTTATCGGCGCCGCGCTCTCCGGTTGGCTCGGCTGGCGGTACGGCTTCGGCGCGGTGTTTGCGCTCGTCGGCGTGTTCGGCGTCCTGACCATCGTGTCGGCGCTGCTGATCCGCCGCGAGGCCATCGATCACGACAGCGCACGCGGCCTGGGCGGCGCGACGGCGGGACCGCCCGGGCACGCGCAAGCGAGCGGCTTTCGCGTCCTGGCAACGTGCCGCCCGCTGCTGCTGCTCGCCGCCGCGCTCGCCATGTTTCACCTTGGCAATGCCGCGATGCTTCCGCTTTACGGCCTCGCGGTGGTCGCCGCGCATCAGGGCAATCCCAGCGCGTTGACCGCGCAGACCATCGTGGTCGCGCAACTGGTGATGGTCGTGGCCGCGTGTTTCGCGAACCGGCTGATTCAACGGATCGGCTATTGGCGCGTGATACTCGTCACCTTTCTGGCGTTGCCGCTGCGCGGACTGGTGGCCGCGATGTTCATCACCGCCTGGGGCGTATGGCCGGTACAGGTGCTCGACGGCATTGGCGCGGGCCTGCAGAGCGTGGCGGTGCCCGCCCTGGTGGTGCGGCTGCTGCAAGGAACCGGACGGGTCAACGTCGGGCAGGGCGTGGTCATGACCGTGCAGGGCATGGGCGCCGCGCTCAGTCCTGCGCTGGGCGGCGTGCTCGCCCAGCATTTCGGTTACGCGAGCGCCTTTCTCGTGCTGGGCGCCGTGTCGATGGGATCACTCGCGCTCTGGCTGCCGTTTAGCGCATCCCTCAAAAAAGCTTGCGGCATTCGCCGCGACGTCATTGAAGATGGCCCTCTGACCACATGA
- a CDS encoding arsenic transporter encodes MNPTFLAWGIALAATAGVILRPFRWPEAIWAVLGALMLVVLGLLPAKLAWQAVGKGTDVYLFLIGMMLLSELGRSEGLFDWVAVHAVNLARGSPRRLFLLVYLVGVVVTTFLSNDAAAVVLTPAVFAAARKAQTKALPLVYVCAFIANAASFVLPISNPANLVLYANHTPALGSWVARFALPSVLAIVATFLMLRWTQRASLGGACARDLPVEALGANGKLTLASIGVTAVALLVVSAFDLPLGLPTAVLGMLTALVVLIKKRQSPLELVGEISWSVLPLVAGLFVLVEMLDHTGVIRELSGWLEQATRQNASITAASAGLVIAFGSNAINNLPAGLIASATALQAHAPERVIDALLIGVDLGPNLSITGSLATILWLSAIRREGEEVSFGQFLKVGGLVMLPALALALASRLLIGH; translated from the coding sequence ATGAATCCAACTTTCCTCGCATGGGGCATTGCGCTCGCCGCGACGGCCGGCGTCATCCTGCGGCCGTTCCGCTGGCCCGAAGCGATCTGGGCCGTGCTCGGCGCGCTGATGCTGGTCGTGCTCGGGCTGCTGCCCGCGAAGCTCGCGTGGCAGGCGGTGGGCAAGGGCACGGACGTCTATCTTTTCCTGATCGGCATGATGCTGCTCTCGGAGCTTGGACGCAGCGAAGGCCTGTTCGACTGGGTCGCGGTCCATGCCGTCAATCTGGCCCGGGGATCGCCGCGCAGGCTCTTCCTGCTGGTGTATCTGGTGGGTGTCGTGGTGACGACGTTCCTGTCCAACGACGCGGCCGCCGTGGTTCTCACGCCGGCGGTGTTCGCCGCCGCGAGAAAGGCGCAAACGAAGGCGCTGCCCTTGGTCTATGTCTGCGCATTCATCGCCAACGCGGCGAGTTTCGTCCTGCCGATCTCGAACCCCGCCAATCTCGTGCTCTATGCCAACCACACGCCGGCGCTCGGTTCGTGGGTGGCACGCTTCGCCTTGCCTTCGGTGCTTGCGATTGTCGCCACGTTCCTGATGTTGCGCTGGACGCAGCGGGCCAGTCTCGGTGGTGCGTGCGCGCGCGACTTGCCGGTGGAAGCGCTCGGCGCGAACGGCAAGCTCACGCTGGCGAGCATCGGCGTGACGGCGGTGGCGCTGCTCGTAGTCTCGGCCTTCGATCTGCCGCTCGGTCTGCCCACCGCGGTTCTCGGCATGCTCACCGCGCTGGTCGTGCTGATCAAGAAGCGGCAGTCGCCGCTCGAGCTCGTCGGCGAGATATCCTGGAGCGTGCTGCCGCTCGTCGCCGGTCTCTTCGTGCTGGTCGAGATGCTTGACCATACGGGCGTGATTCGCGAACTCTCCGGCTGGCTGGAGCAGGCTACGCGTCAGAATGCGTCGATCACGGCGGCCTCGGCCGGGCTGGTCATTGCCTTCGGAAGCAACGCGATCAACAACCTGCCTGCCGGACTGATCGCGAGCGCGACGGCGTTGCAGGCGCACGCTCCCGAGCGCGTCATCGACGCGCTGCTGATCGGCGTGGACCTCGGCCCGAATCTGTCGATCACCGGCTCGCTCGCCACCATTCTCTGGCTGTCCGCGATTCGACGGGAAGGCGAAGAAGTGAGCTTCGGGCAGTTTCTCAAGGTCGGTGGGCTCGTCATGCTGCCCGCGCTCGCGCTGGCGCTCGCCAGCCGCCTGCTGATCGGACATTGA
- a CDS encoding DMT family transporter has product MSQAWIYPFIILGGILQAAGAPVNGELKRALVNPWLASGVSFLLVTFLAIALFWIRPTPLPTLDDLRSMKWWAPLGGVVGAVAVFAGLTLVQKVGVGTLNGLTICANLVASVAIDHFGLLGVGEHPLSWLRALGTLLMVAGVALVMRF; this is encoded by the coding sequence ATGAGCCAGGCATGGATCTATCCCTTCATCATTCTGGGCGGCATCCTGCAGGCCGCAGGCGCGCCCGTCAACGGCGAACTCAAGAGGGCGCTCGTCAATCCCTGGCTCGCGTCGGGCGTGTCGTTCCTGCTCGTCACCTTCCTCGCTATCGCCCTGTTCTGGATACGGCCGACGCCGTTGCCGACGCTCGACGACTTACGCAGCATGAAGTGGTGGGCGCCGCTCGGAGGCGTCGTGGGGGCCGTGGCGGTGTTCGCGGGACTGACGCTCGTGCAGAAGGTGGGCGTCGGCACGCTCAATGGCTTGACCATCTGCGCGAATCTGGTGGCATCGGTCGCGATCGATCATTTCGGCCTGCTGGGCGTGGGCGAGCATCCTCTGAGCTGGCTGCGCGCGCTCGGGACGCTGTTGATGGTGGCCGGGGTCGCGCTCGTCATGCGCTTCTGA
- a CDS encoding CPBP family intramembrane glutamic endopeptidase, with protein sequence MDRSCVAPRPRFRDLWFGPAGLRSGWAALLYAAIVAALLALADLAAARFDLPFRLQGNLKAGHQFLFELAMGGAVLIATRVMSRVDGRSWLDFGLQASDRARHLLLGGLCGLIAVSAIMALLVVTGGTTLTYSGGSFAAALGAGLTWALVFALLAAAEELAFHGYVFFRLARGTHPAVAAVLTSLAFGLSHISNHGENLGGIVPTVIYGFVASLAIWRTGSLWWVFGMHATWDWAESFLFGAPTSGLIPAQSLLESHAVGPVWLSGGTVGPEGSVLVFPALGALAWFAWRALPARTGSARDAAAPHRPVQGRAGRAG encoded by the coding sequence ATCGACCGATCCTGCGTCGCTCCGCGGCCCCGGTTCCGCGATCTGTGGTTCGGCCCCGCCGGGCTGCGCAGCGGCTGGGCGGCACTGCTCTACGCGGCGATCGTGGCCGCCCTGCTGGCGCTGGCCGATCTGGCCGCCGCGCGTTTCGATCTGCCGTTCCGGCTGCAGGGCAATCTCAAGGCGGGCCATCAGTTCTTATTCGAGCTCGCGATGGGCGGCGCGGTGCTGATCGCCACGCGCGTGATGAGCCGCGTCGACGGGCGCTCGTGGCTCGATTTCGGCCTGCAGGCCTCCGACCGCGCCCGGCATCTGCTGCTTGGCGGCCTGTGCGGGCTCATCGCCGTCTCGGCGATCATGGCGCTGCTGGTGGTCACGGGCGGCACCACGCTGACCTATTCGGGCGGCAGCTTCGCGGCCGCGCTCGGAGCGGGCCTGACCTGGGCGCTCGTGTTCGCGCTGCTGGCCGCCGCCGAGGAACTCGCGTTTCACGGCTACGTGTTCTTCCGGCTCGCGCGCGGCACGCATCCGGCCGTGGCCGCCGTGCTGACCTCGCTCGCGTTCGGCCTCTCGCACATTTCCAATCACGGCGAGAACCTCGGCGGCATCGTGCCGACGGTGATCTACGGCTTCGTCGCCAGCCTCGCGATCTGGCGCACCGGCTCGCTCTGGTGGGTATTCGGCATGCATGCGACCTGGGACTGGGCCGAGTCGTTCCTGTTCGGTGCGCCCACCAGCGGCCTGATACCGGCCCAGAGCCTGCTCGAAAGCCACGCGGTGGGGCCGGTCTGGCTCAGTGGCGGCACGGTCGGCCCCGAGGGCAGCGTGCTGGTGTTCCCGGCGCTCGGCGCGCTCGCCTGGTTCGCCTGGCGCGCGCTGCCGGCGCGGACCGGCAGCGCGCGCGACGCGGCCGCGCCGCACCGGCCGGTCCAGGGCCGCGCCGGCCGCGCGGGCTGA
- a CDS encoding ABC transporter ATP-binding protein: protein MTQSTDRHGNRPFNDVLGFTFRRWREQPLRFTGVTLFALLAALCDVLTPMFAGRLVDAISLGLADRAAALAAALHAFAALVALGVAGALLHQVMFMNLIALTLRMMSEVAAGAFHRVQRFSTDWHANSFAGSTVRKITRGMWAIDLLNDTLLIALLPSVVMLAGATLLLGLRWPVMGLVVGVGSLLFIAATVSLSLGLIAPAARLGNAWDTRLGGALADSVSCNAVVKAFGAETREEARIGRVIGKWRQRTRRTWLRGTLSGCAQASLLVLMQAAMLGSALWLWTHDRASVGDIAFALTMFFMLQGYLRDIGMHIRNLQRSVNDMEELVALDSQPLGIDDAPGAPPIEITRGEIRFEHVTFRYGASSAPLYSDFSLRIAAGERIGLVGHSGSGKTSFIKLIQRLYDVDGGRITIDGQDIARVTQASLRSRIAIVQQEPVLFHRSLADNIAYARPDASREEIVRAAKLASAHGFITALPDGYDTLVGERGVKLSGGERQRVAIARAFLADARVLILDEATSSLDSESERLIQHAMERLMEGRTTIVIAHRLSTVRSLDRLLVLDHGRVIEEGNHDALIRIEGGAYRRLFEQQALELAKGLIEQTGGYGIDALRAPAHDAHEHGNGARDAALDAS, encoded by the coding sequence ATGACTCAATCTACCGATCGTCACGGCAACCGGCCGTTCAACGACGTGCTCGGCTTCACGTTCCGCCGCTGGCGCGAACAGCCGCTGCGCTTTACCGGCGTCACGCTGTTCGCGCTGCTCGCGGCGCTCTGCGACGTGCTCACCCCGATGTTCGCGGGCCGCCTGGTCGATGCCATCTCGCTCGGCCTCGCCGACCGCGCCGCCGCCCTGGCTGCCGCGCTGCACGCGTTCGCGGCACTCGTCGCGCTGGGCGTGGCGGGCGCGCTGCTGCACCAGGTGATGTTCATGAACCTGATCGCGCTGACGCTGCGCATGATGAGCGAGGTGGCGGCGGGCGCGTTCCACCGCGTGCAGCGCTTCTCCACCGACTGGCATGCCAACAGCTTTGCCGGCTCCACGGTCCGCAAGATCACGCGCGGCATGTGGGCGATCGACCTGCTCAACGACACGCTGCTGATCGCGCTGCTGCCGTCGGTGGTGATGCTGGCCGGCGCGACGCTGCTGCTCGGCCTGCGCTGGCCGGTGATGGGGCTGGTGGTGGGCGTGGGCTCGCTGCTGTTCATCGCCGCGACCGTCTCGCTCTCGCTGGGACTGATCGCGCCGGCCGCGCGGCTCGGCAACGCCTGGGACACGCGGCTGGGCGGCGCGCTCGCCGATTCGGTCAGCTGCAATGCGGTGGTCAAGGCGTTCGGCGCCGAGACGCGCGAGGAGGCGCGGATCGGCCGCGTGATCGGCAAATGGCGGCAGCGCACGCGGCGCACCTGGCTGCGCGGCACGCTGAGCGGCTGCGCACAGGCCAGCCTGCTGGTGCTGATGCAGGCGGCCATGCTCGGCAGCGCGCTGTGGCTCTGGACGCACGATCGCGCGAGCGTGGGCGACATCGCGTTCGCGCTGACGATGTTCTTCATGCTGCAGGGCTACCTGCGCGACATCGGCATGCATATCCGCAACCTGCAGCGCTCGGTCAACGACATGGAGGAACTGGTCGCGCTCGACAGCCAGCCGCTCGGCATCGACGACGCGCCCGGCGCGCCGCCGATCGAGATCACGCGCGGCGAGATCCGCTTCGAGCACGTCACGTTCCGCTACGGCGCAAGCAGCGCCCCGCTCTATTCCGACTTCTCGCTGCGCATCGCGGCGGGCGAGCGGATCGGGCTGGTCGGCCACTCGGGCTCGGGCAAGACCTCGTTCATCAAGCTGATCCAGCGGCTCTACGACGTGGACGGCGGGCGCATCACGATCGACGGCCAGGACATCGCGCGGGTCACGCAGGCCTCGCTGCGCAGCCGCATCGCGATCGTCCAGCAGGAGCCGGTGCTGTTCCACCGGTCGCTCGCCGACAACATCGCCTACGCGCGTCCCGACGCCTCGCGCGAGGAGATCGTGCGCGCGGCCAAGCTGGCGAGCGCGCACGGCTTCATCACGGCGCTGCCGGACGGCTATGACACGCTGGTGGGCGAGCGCGGCGTGAAGCTGTCGGGCGGCGAGCGCCAGCGCGTGGCGATCGCGCGCGCGTTCCTGGCCGATGCGCGGGTGCTGATCCTCGACGAGGCCACCTCCAGCCTCGACAGCGAAAGCGAGCGGCTGATCCAGCACGCGATGGAACGGCTGATGGAGGGGCGCACCACGATCGTCATCGCGCACCGGCTGTCGACGGTGCGCTCGCTCGATCGCCTGCTGGTGCTCGACCACGGCCGCGTGATCGAGGAAGGCAACCACGACGCGCTGATCCGCATCGAGGGCGGCGCCTACCGGCGCCTGTTCGAGCAGCAGGCGCTCGAACTCGCGAAGGGGCTGATCGAGCAGACGGGCGGCTACGGCATCGACGCGCTGCGCGCGCCGGCGCACGACGCGCACGAGCACGGCAACGGCGCGCGCGATGCGGCGCTCGACGCTTCGTAG
- a CDS encoding OsmC family protein, with translation MPLIHAAAAMAADAPNYLVDIQAGAHRFQGDEAEREGGRGIGPAPFELLLASLCACTAATLRMYLQRKDWPAVPLHVHAELHADHDGVQYVRRTITIEGDALDAAQRARLGEIGEKTPVTLFLKRGTRIETTLR, from the coding sequence ATGCCGCTGATCCATGCCGCAGCCGCCATGGCTGCCGATGCGCCGAACTACCTGGTCGACATCCAGGCCGGCGCCCACCGCTTCCAGGGCGACGAGGCCGAACGCGAGGGCGGCCGCGGCATCGGCCCGGCGCCGTTCGAGCTGCTGCTCGCGAGCCTGTGCGCCTGCACCGCCGCCACGCTGCGCATGTACCTGCAGCGCAAGGACTGGCCGGCCGTGCCGCTGCACGTGCACGCGGAACTGCACGCGGACCACGACGGCGTGCAATACGTGCGCCGCACCATCACGATCGAGGGCGACGCGCTCGACGCGGCGCAGCGCGCGCGGCTTGGCGAGATCGGCGAGAAAACGCCCGTCACGCTGTTCCTCAAGCGCGGCACGCGGATCGAGACGACGCTGCGCTGA
- a CDS encoding LysR family transcriptional regulator, whose protein sequence is MSSDLRLDLNLFRVLDAIYVHGGISAAARALHLTQPAVTHALNRLRSHFGDPLFVRQGNRVTPTERTRAVIADVQRHLKGLQAAVHAQASFVPATVEQRFVVGVRDVLESIALPQLAERLAREAPRVTLVSRRVALADLGRELAGGQLDLAVERRVPTGPQVVRDALADDALVVVLRRDHPLAAGPLRRADYFAARHVSVSPLGEPNSLDVLLAADGKFRSIQLTCQHYFAACQIAAAGDLLLTLPRSYALRMTGLLPIVVKPLPLRVKPYAIHVYWHESRDADRVHRWFRERVAAIVREAARGGDGLP, encoded by the coding sequence GTGAGTTCCGACCTGCGCCTCGACCTGAACCTGTTCCGCGTGCTCGACGCGATCTACGTCCACGGCGGCATCAGCGCGGCCGCGCGCGCGCTGCATCTGACGCAGCCGGCCGTCACGCACGCGCTGAACCGGCTGCGCAGCCACTTCGGCGATCCGCTGTTCGTGCGCCAGGGCAACCGCGTCACGCCCACCGAGCGCACGCGCGCCGTGATCGCCGACGTGCAGCGGCACCTGAAGGGCCTGCAGGCCGCCGTCCACGCGCAGGCCAGCTTCGTGCCGGCCACCGTCGAGCAGCGCTTCGTGGTGGGGGTGCGCGACGTGCTCGAATCGATCGCGCTGCCGCAGCTCGCCGAGCGGCTCGCCCGCGAGGCGCCGCGCGTCACGCTGGTGAGCCGGCGCGTGGCGCTGGCCGACCTGGGCCGCGAGCTGGCCGGCGGTCAGCTCGACCTCGCGGTCGAGCGCCGCGTGCCCACCGGCCCGCAGGTGGTGCGCGACGCGCTGGCCGACGACGCGCTGGTGGTGGTGCTGCGCCGCGATCATCCGCTCGCGGCCGGGCCGCTGCGCCGCGCCGACTATTTCGCGGCACGCCACGTGAGCGTTTCGCCGCTCGGCGAGCCGAATTCGCTCGACGTGCTGCTGGCCGCCGACGGCAAGTTCCGGAGCATCCAGCTGACCTGCCAGCATTATTTCGCCGCCTGCCAGATCGCGGCGGCGGGCGACCTGCTGCTGACGCTGCCGCGCTCCTACGCGCTGCGCATGACGGGGCTGCTGCCGATCGTCGTCAAGCCGCTGCCGCTGCGCGTGAAGCCCTATGCCATCCATGTCTACTGGCACGAGTCGCGCGACGCGGACCGCGTGCATCGCTGGTTTCGCGAACGCGTGGCCGCGATCGTGCGCGAGGCGGCACGCGGCGGCGACGGGCTGCCCTGA
- a CDS encoding acyl-CoA dehydrogenase family protein, with the protein MDFTPTARSQALAERLTRFMRDEIVPAEARYAAELTGGADWRRWRQPAVMEALKQKARSAGLWNLFLPETELGGAGLTNAEYAPLAEIMGHSFIAPEVFNCNAPDTGNMEVLARYGSEQQRRDWLAPLLAGEIRSAFCMTEPDVASSDATNMQATATPDGDQIVLDGRKWWSTGIGHPHARFAIFMGLTDAQAEPHRRHTMVICPLDARGVTIERMLPAFHHYDEPSGHGQVRFDQVRVPASNVILGPGRGFEIAQGRLGPGRIHHCMRALGAAERALTLLCTRAAERRAFGKPLAALGGNADIVANLRIAIDQARLLTLKAAWTIDTQGVKAALSLISQIKVAVPAVAQQAADAAIQIHGGAGVSDDVPLTALYAYARVLRLADGPDEVHRGVVAKLEMKRQLAEATAGAAQ; encoded by the coding sequence ATGGACTTCACGCCCACCGCCCGCAGCCAGGCACTCGCCGAGCGCCTGACCCGCTTCATGCGCGACGAGATCGTGCCCGCCGAGGCCCGCTACGCGGCCGAGCTGACGGGCGGCGCCGACTGGCGGCGCTGGCGCCAGCCGGCCGTGATGGAGGCGCTCAAGCAGAAGGCGCGCTCAGCCGGCCTCTGGAACCTGTTCCTGCCCGAGACCGAACTCGGCGGCGCCGGCCTCACCAATGCCGAATACGCGCCGCTCGCCGAGATCATGGGCCACTCGTTCATCGCGCCCGAGGTGTTCAACTGCAACGCGCCCGACACCGGCAACATGGAAGTGCTGGCGCGCTACGGCAGCGAGCAGCAGCGGCGCGACTGGCTCGCGCCGCTGCTGGCAGGAGAGATCCGCTCGGCGTTCTGCATGACCGAGCCGGACGTCGCCTCGTCGGACGCCACCAACATGCAGGCCACCGCCACGCCCGACGGCGACCAGATCGTGCTGGACGGGCGCAAGTGGTGGTCCACCGGAATCGGCCATCCGCACGCGCGCTTCGCGATCTTCATGGGCCTGACCGACGCGCAGGCCGAGCCGCATCGTCGCCATACGATGGTGATCTGCCCGCTCGACGCGCGCGGCGTGACGATCGAGCGGATGCTGCCGGCCTTCCATCACTACGACGAACCGTCGGGCCACGGCCAGGTGCGCTTCGATCAGGTGCGCGTGCCGGCCTCGAACGTGATCCTCGGGCCGGGCCGCGGCTTCGAGATCGCGCAGGGGCGGCTCGGGCCGGGCCGCATCCACCACTGCATGCGCGCGCTCGGCGCCGCCGAACGCGCGCTGACGCTGCTCTGCACGCGCGCCGCCGAGCGCCGCGCGTTCGGCAAGCCGCTCGCGGCGCTCGGCGGCAATGCCGACATCGTCGCGAACCTGCGCATCGCCATCGACCAGGCGCGGCTCTTGACGCTGAAGGCGGCCTGGACCATCGACACGCAGGGCGTGAAGGCCGCGCTGAGCCTGATCTCGCAGATCAAGGTGGCCGTGCCGGCCGTCGCGCAGCAGGCCGCCGACGCGGCGATCCAGATCCACGGCGGTGCCGGCGTGTCCGACGACGTGCCGCTGACGGCCTTGTATGCCTATGCGCGCGTGCTGCGGCTCGCCGACGGGCCCGACGAGGTCCATCGCGGCGTGGTGGCCAAGCTCGAGATGAAGCGCCAGCTGGCCGAGGCGACCGCGGGGGCGGCGCAATGA
- a CDS encoding phosphotransferase family protein, whose amino-acid sequence MSAPLDTAREVRDEDRLDAARLDAFLKAQLPGLAGEPAIRQFHGGASNLTYLIAYPDRELVLRRPPAGAKAGSAHDMLREAAVMAALAPVYPRVPAIVARCDDTAVLGTEFYVMERIAGVILRRDLPPELGLDAAGARRLCERFVDGLVELHAVDASAPALAAFGRGEGYVARQVAGWRERWQRALTDGTDPCEDVTRWLDAKQPRDGRRCVIHNDYRFDNVVLDPADPLRIVGVLDWEMATLGDPLMDLGGSLAYWVQADDEAPFRAMRRQPTHAPGMMTRAEVVAYYGARTGLDVSGFAFYEVFGLFRLMGIIQQIYRRYVQGQTTNPAFAGFGDAVRYLTQRCRARIGQGEGRA is encoded by the coding sequence ATGAGCGCGCCGCTCGACACCGCGCGCGAGGTGCGCGACGAGGACCGGCTCGACGCCGCGCGGCTCGACGCGTTCCTGAAGGCGCAACTGCCGGGCCTGGCCGGCGAGCCGGCGATCCGCCAGTTCCATGGCGGCGCGTCGAACCTGACCTACCTGATCGCCTATCCGGACCGCGAACTCGTGCTGCGCCGCCCGCCCGCCGGCGCGAAGGCCGGCTCCGCGCACGACATGCTGCGCGAGGCGGCGGTGATGGCGGCGCTCGCGCCCGTGTACCCGCGCGTGCCGGCAATCGTCGCGCGCTGCGACGACACGGCCGTGCTCGGCACCGAGTTCTACGTGATGGAGCGCATCGCCGGCGTGATCCTGCGGCGCGATCTGCCGCCCGAGCTCGGGCTCGACGCGGCCGGCGCGCGGCGCCTCTGCGAGCGCTTCGTCGACGGGCTCGTCGAGCTGCACGCGGTGGACGCCTCGGCACCGGCGCTGGCCGCGTTCGGCCGCGGCGAGGGCTACGTGGCGCGGCAGGTGGCCGGCTGGCGAGAACGCTGGCAGCGCGCGCTGACCGACGGCACCGATCCCTGCGAGGACGTGACGCGCTGGCTCGACGCCAAGCAGCCGCGCGACGGCCGGCGCTGCGTGATCCACAACGACTACCGCTTCGACAACGTGGTGCTCGACCCCGCCGACCCGCTGCGCATCGTGGGCGTGCTCGACTGGGAGATGGCCACGCTCGGCGATCCGCTGATGGATCTCGGCGGCTCGCTCGCATACTGGGTGCAGGCCGACGACGAGGCGCCGTTCCGCGCGATGCGGCGCCAGCCCACCCATGCGCCCGGCATGATGACGCGCGCCGAGGTGGTGGCGTATTACGGCGCGCGCACCGGCCTCGACGTGAGCGGCTTCGCGTTCTACGAGGTGTTCGGGCTGTTCCGCCTGATGGGCATCATCCAGCAGATCTACCGCCGCTACGTGCAGGGGCAGACCACCAATCCGGCGTTCGCGGGCTTCGGCGACGCGGTGCGCTACCTGACGCAGCGCTGCCGCGCGCGCATCGGGCAGGGCGAGGGGCGCGCATGA